Proteins found in one Acidobacteriota bacterium genomic segment:
- the sufD gene encoding Fe-S cluster assembly protein SufD, producing the protein MSDRTIGQGATGVAETAHANTFLLEYDRLNAGAGASHAAWLRELRGRALTRFAELGIPTTRDEEWRFTNISPIGETPFRMAGEAGGAAAALLEAVDTGRAQRVVVINGRYSAELSSAQWQRGVKVESLAAALARGGSEVEGLLGRIAAFDSRAFVALNTAFLQDGVFLRVPRGAIVERPVHLVFVSAASAAEPVMTHPRVLGIVGDGAQVRIVESYVGAEGSRYLTNAVAEFEIGENAIVDHYKDQREAPAGFHIGLQAVRCARSSTFLSHAFTLGGQIVRNEAIAILNGEGVDCTLNGLYLSDGQRLVDNHTLIDHAQPHCGSHELYKGILAGRSRAVFNGKIIVRPDAQKTDAKQTNRALVLSDEAQINTKPQLEIFADDVKCTHGAAIGQLDEEALFYLRARGLTAREARDMLIHAFAGDILNRVKIDTLRAQLETELFAQLQRDGVM; encoded by the coding sequence GTGAGCGATCGCACGATCGGACAGGGCGCAACCGGCGTGGCGGAAACCGCGCACGCCAACACGTTTCTTCTGGAGTACGACCGCCTGAATGCCGGTGCCGGCGCATCGCACGCCGCGTGGCTGCGCGAGCTGCGCGGCCGGGCGCTGACGCGCTTCGCCGAGCTGGGCATTCCGACCACGCGCGACGAGGAGTGGCGGTTCACGAACATCTCGCCGATCGGCGAAACGCCGTTCCGGATGGCGGGAGAGGCGGGCGGCGCGGCGGCGGCGCTCCTCGAGGCGGTCGACACCGGCCGCGCCCAGCGCGTCGTCGTCATCAACGGGCGGTATTCGGCGGAGCTGTCGTCCGCGCAGTGGCAGCGCGGGGTGAAGGTGGAAAGCCTCGCCGCGGCGCTGGCCAGAGGCGGCAGCGAGGTCGAGGGGCTCCTGGGGCGGATCGCGGCGTTCGACAGCCGTGCGTTCGTCGCGCTCAATACCGCGTTCCTGCAGGACGGCGTGTTCCTGCGCGTGCCGCGCGGCGCGATCGTCGAGCGCCCGGTGCATCTCGTGTTCGTGTCGGCGGCTTCGGCCGCCGAGCCGGTGATGACACACCCGCGCGTGCTCGGCATCGTCGGCGACGGCGCGCAGGTCAGGATCGTCGAGAGCTACGTGGGCGCGGAGGGCTCCCGGTACCTCACGAACGCCGTGGCCGAGTTCGAGATTGGCGAGAACGCCATCGTGGATCACTACAAGGATCAGCGCGAGGCGCCGGCGGGCTTTCATATCGGCCTGCAGGCGGTCCGCTGCGCGCGGAGCAGCACGTTCCTGTCGCACGCCTTCACGCTCGGCGGCCAGATCGTGCGCAACGAGGCGATCGCCATCCTCAACGGCGAAGGGGTGGACTGCACGCTGAACGGCCTCTATCTCAGCGACGGCCAGCGCCTGGTGGACAACCACACGCTCATCGACCACGCCCAGCCCCACTGCGGCAGCCACGAGCTGTACAAGGGCATCCTCGCGGGGCGCTCGCGCGCGGTGTTCAACGGCAAGATCATCGTGCGGCCCGACGCGCAGAAGACCGACGCGAAGCAGACCAACCGCGCGCTGGTGCTCTCCGACGAGGCGCAGATCAACACCAAGCCGCAGCTGGAGATCTTTGCCGACGACGTGAAGTGCACGCACGGGGCGGCGATCGGTCAGCTCGATGAGGAGGCGCTGTTCTACCTTCGCGCCCGCGGGCTGACGGCGCGGGAGGCGCGCGACATGCTCATCCACGCGTTCGCGGGAGACATTCTGAACCGCGTCAAGATCGACACGCTGCGCGCGCAGCTCGAGACCGAGCTGTTTGCGCAGCTGCAGCGCGACGGCGTTATGTAG
- the sufC gene encoding Fe-S cluster assembly ATPase SufC, which yields MLEIRNLQVRAEGKQILRGIDLRVDRGEVHAIMGPNGSGKSTLARALSGHPQYEVTGGEVTYDGKDLLSMDPDERAREGVFMAFQYPVEITGVNNAYFLKAALNAKRAHQGQPELDAVEFMQFIREKAQLLDIDQAMLGRSVNEGFSGGEKKRNEIFQMTVLEPRLAILDETDSGLDIDALKTVSTGVNALRSPDRSMIVVTHYQRLLNYIVPDFVHVLVDGRIVKSGRKDLALELEEKGYGWVEDAARAEALRA from the coding sequence ATGCTCGAGATTCGCAATCTGCAGGTCCGCGCGGAAGGGAAGCAGATCCTGCGCGGGATCGACCTCAGGGTGGACCGTGGCGAAGTGCACGCCATCATGGGCCCGAACGGCTCCGGGAAGAGCACGCTCGCGCGCGCCCTCTCCGGTCACCCGCAATACGAGGTGACCGGCGGCGAGGTCACCTACGACGGCAAGGACCTGCTCTCGATGGATCCGGACGAGCGGGCGCGTGAAGGGGTCTTCATGGCGTTCCAGTACCCGGTCGAGATCACCGGCGTGAACAACGCGTACTTCCTGAAGGCCGCGCTGAATGCGAAGCGCGCGCACCAGGGGCAGCCGGAGCTCGACGCCGTGGAGTTCATGCAGTTCATCCGCGAGAAGGCGCAGCTGCTCGACATCGACCAGGCGATGCTCGGGCGATCGGTGAACGAGGGATTCTCGGGCGGCGAGAAGAAGCGGAACGAGATCTTCCAGATGACGGTGCTCGAGCCGCGGCTGGCGATCCTCGACGAGACCGACTCGGGGCTGGACATCGACGCGCTGAAGACGGTGTCGACCGGCGTCAACGCGCTGCGCTCCCCGGATCGTTCGATGATCGTGGTCACGCACTACCAGCGTCTGCTGAACTACATCGTGCCCGACTTCGTGCACGTGCTCGTTGACGGGCGCATCGTCAAGTCCGGCCGCAAGGACCTGGCGCTCGAGCTCGAAGAGAAGGGCTACGGTTGGGTCGAGGACGCCGCCCGCGCAGAGGCGCTCCGGGCGTGA
- the sufB gene encoding Fe-S cluster assembly protein SufB — protein MSTANETIEQLAKQEYKYGFETHVETEEIPKGLDEDVIRLISSKKHEPEWLLEWRLKAYRLWLTMKEPTWHNVHYDPIDYQSIVYYSAPKNRPKLNSLDEVDPEVRRTFEKLGIPLEEQKLLAGVAVDAVFDSVSVATTFREKLKGLGIIFCSFSEAVQAHPDLVRKYLGSVVPYSDNYFAALNSAVFSDGSFAYIPRGVKCPMELSTYFRINAKNTGQFERTLIVAEEGASVSYLEGCTAPMRDENQLHAAVVELVALQDATIKYSTVQNWYPGDKDGKGGIYNFVTKRGLCKGTRSKITWTQVETGSAITWKYPSCILQGDYSVGEFYSVAVTNNRQQADTGTKMIHLGKGTKSTIVSKGISAGFGQNTYRGAVKVGKNAANARNYSQCDSLLIGDKCGAHTFPYLEIKNTTAQVEHEASTSKIGEDQIFYLRQRGLPTEDAVNMIVSGFCKEVFRELPMEFAVEAQKLLSVSLEGSVG, from the coding sequence ATGTCGACAGCCAACGAAACGATCGAACAGCTCGCGAAGCAGGAATACAAGTACGGCTTCGAGACGCACGTTGAAACGGAGGAGATCCCGAAGGGGCTCGACGAGGATGTCATCCGGCTGATCTCGTCGAAGAAGCACGAGCCCGAGTGGCTGCTCGAGTGGCGCCTGAAGGCGTATCGCCTCTGGCTCACGATGAAGGAGCCCACGTGGCACAACGTGCACTACGACCCGATCGACTACCAGAGCATCGTCTACTACTCGGCGCCGAAGAACCGGCCGAAGCTCAACTCGCTGGATGAGGTCGACCCCGAGGTGCGGCGGACGTTCGAGAAGCTGGGGATTCCGCTCGAGGAGCAGAAGCTGCTGGCGGGTGTCGCCGTGGACGCGGTGTTCGACAGCGTGTCGGTCGCGACGACCTTCCGCGAGAAGCTGAAGGGGCTCGGGATCATCTTCTGCTCGTTCTCCGAGGCGGTGCAGGCGCATCCGGACCTGGTGCGGAAGTACCTCGGGTCGGTCGTGCCGTACTCGGACAACTACTTCGCCGCGCTGAACTCCGCGGTCTTCAGCGACGGCTCGTTCGCCTACATCCCCAGGGGGGTGAAGTGCCCGATGGAGCTGTCCACGTACTTCCGGATCAACGCGAAGAACACGGGGCAGTTCGAGCGGACGCTGATCGTCGCGGAAGAGGGGGCGTCGGTGAGCTACCTCGAGGGATGCACGGCGCCGATGCGCGATGAAAACCAGCTGCACGCGGCGGTCGTGGAGCTGGTCGCGCTGCAGGATGCCACGATCAAGTACTCGACGGTGCAGAACTGGTACCCCGGCGACAAGGACGGCAAGGGGGGCATCTACAACTTCGTGACCAAGCGCGGTCTCTGCAAGGGGACGCGGTCGAAGATCACGTGGACCCAGGTGGAGACCGGCTCGGCGATCACGTGGAAGTATCCGAGCTGCATCCTGCAGGGGGACTACTCGGTGGGCGAGTTCTACTCGGTCGCCGTCACGAACAACCGGCAGCAGGCGGACACCGGCACGAAGATGATCCACCTCGGCAAGGGCACGAAGAGCACCATCGTGTCGAAGGGGATCTCGGCCGGCTTCGGCCAGAACACGTATCGCGGTGCCGTGAAGGTCGGCAAGAACGCGGCGAACGCGCGGAACTACTCGCAGTGCGACTCGCTGCTCATCGGCGACAAGTGCGGCGCGCACACGTTCCCGTACCTCGAGATCAAGAACACGACCGCGCAGGTCGAGCACGAGGCGTCGACGTCGAAGATCGGCGAAGACCAGATCTTCTACCTGCGCCAGCGCGGCCTGCCCACCGAGGACGCGGTGAACATGATCGTCAGCGGCTTCTGCAAGGAAGTATTCCGCGAGCTGCCGATGGAATTCGCTGTGGAGGCCCAGAAGCTCCTCAGCGTCAGCCTGGAAGGATCAGTAGGGTAA
- a CDS encoding iron-sulfur cluster assembly accessory protein, whose protein sequence is MLQISENAAGIITRMLDKNGLTGGGLRIGVKAGGCSGFSYVFGWEAGPKDADRVFEGPNGARVFVDPKSLRVLDGTVLDYDTSLLSKGFIFQNPNAKSTCGCGTSFSV, encoded by the coding sequence ATGTTGCAGATTAGCGAGAACGCCGCGGGAATCATCACCAGGATGCTCGACAAGAACGGGCTGACGGGCGGTGGCCTGCGCATCGGCGTCAAGGCGGGCGGCTGCTCCGGATTCAGCTACGTCTTCGGATGGGAAGCCGGTCCGAAGGATGCCGATCGTGTGTTCGAGGGCCCGAACGGGGCGAGGGTGTTCGTCGACCCTAAGAGCCTGCGCGTGCTCGACGGAACGGTGCTCGACTACGACACGAGCCTGCTCAGCAAGGGGTTCATTTTTCAGAATCCGAACGCGAAGTCCACGTGCGGGTGCGGGACGTCGTTCAGCGTCTAA